A portion of the Polaribacter cellanae genome contains these proteins:
- a CDS encoding IS1595 family transposase has protein sequence MDVFQGRNLLEFTERFKTDDCCKEYLATIKWKDEFKCIKCSNKTSQIRKNFARTCNKCSHTETASANTLFHKVKFGLRKAFFICFEMSTTTKSLSASYMGVRFGITEKTARLFMHKVREAMKSSENHPMKGNVHIDEFVVGGYEKGKPGRSYDSKKKKVVTAVELTDKGKIKRMYALKIDNFSAKELEKIFTKHIDENATITTDLWKGYRPLSKEYKITQIESDNGKNFMALHTMIHQVKSWIRTTYSCVSDFNINRYLDEFCYRLNRSQSKINIFDNLIQRMVKSDKMYQNKMICS, from the coding sequence ATGGATGTTTTTCAAGGAAGAAACCTTTTAGAGTTTACTGAACGCTTCAAAACAGATGATTGTTGTAAAGAATATTTAGCAACTATTAAGTGGAAAGATGAATTCAAATGCATAAAGTGTAGTAACAAAACGAGTCAAATTCGCAAGAATTTTGCACGTACTTGTAATAAATGTAGCCATACAGAAACAGCTTCTGCCAACACTTTATTTCACAAAGTAAAGTTTGGTTTACGTAAAGCTTTTTTTATCTGTTTTGAGATGTCAACCACTACAAAAAGTTTATCAGCAAGTTATATGGGAGTTCGTTTTGGAATCACGGAAAAAACGGCTCGTTTATTTATGCATAAAGTAAGAGAAGCTATGAAATCTAGCGAAAATCATCCAATGAAAGGTAATGTTCATATCGATGAATTTGTAGTTGGTGGTTATGAAAAAGGAAAACCTGGAAGAAGTTATGATAGTAAAAAGAAAAAGGTCGTAACTGCAGTAGAATTAACTGATAAAGGAAAAATAAAAAGAATGTATGCCTTGAAAATAGATAATTTTTCAGCCAAAGAATTAGAGAAAATATTTACCAAACATATTGATGAAAATGCAACAATAACAACTGATTTATGGAAAGGGTATCGTCCTTTATCTAAAGAATATAAGATTACACAAATAGAGAGTGATAATGGTAAAAATTTTATGGCTTTACACACAATGATACATCAAGTAAAATCTTGGATTAGAACAACGTATTCTTGTGTAAGTGACTTTAATATAAATAGGTATTTAGATGAATTTTGTTATCGTTTAAATAGATCTCAAAGCAAGATAAATATCTTTGATAATTTAATTCAAAGAATGGTCAAATCTGATAAAATGTATCAAAACAAAATGATATGTTCTTAA
- a CDS encoding polymorphic toxin type 23 domain-containing protein, giving the protein MGNKIFIILKKGSYIYTLNVDNNLVLLHEESDSGIKLDNPILLGDYNGDGKTDFLVATVNKSKNWRYFISKGKGFYKQTKTLPFAYYKDELIRGSVVKSGIYIYNPYYEYRYTAQDVNGDGKTDLVMHNTIAPYSAYDRSVEYISIYKNNQSSSSTTPTFSYETGYTDTSGQVGKFGYPIFLESNRTNGNLEYGYISVNNIYMYEFAKDHRKDATLKSITNNGIKTTINYERLGIPENQLGNQAYTSDNSQNYPYVNINRANSFQLVKKLTEEGAGIKRYQDFMYHGAVSNINIGFQGFLKTKRSNWYGNGVGTLWTISKHDVTKKGAVTEQWVSTSQYEGSSYISKNTNTFGTNLASNKVFTNIPTKVVQHNALNDVTTTKTFTYDAYKNLLTENTVYSGGSKKVTYTYINNPNSNNQYYHIGRITKKVETNTIGGNAFTTEEQYSYSNNLLTQQKVKGNRTAWNTENFTYDTFGNVARKTLTPSGVATRTENFKYDTSGRFLIESTDIEGLKTTFTYDTFGNPLTSTNPFNQVTTFSYDGWNRLISEKNYLNKTTTFSYTYLNGGGLRKTTNYDQGTDETVEYNALGWVLKSGALGINNKWTYKSFQYDVAGRKTKESEPYFTSASQWNTVIYDAYGREITKTSFNGLVANITYNGLVTTVSDGTKTVKTTKDGGGNILKMEDPGGVINYTYFGNGVMKTANYGSHVVSTEIDGWGRKTKLTDPSAGVYTYKYNNLGEILKETTPKGTTTYTYDAFGKITTKKINGEETNINLNYTYNSSTKLLTSIQGNNARTNENYSYTYVYDSYKRPSITKEQNGKAYFEHQVTRDSYGRVNAETYIGKNLGNNASSTVKVRNVFDTNSGILTEVQDYNAGTSLWKLKDANERGQAKEVLLGNGMVKKRTYDQFGFLTEILDQTSGNSPKTALNLAYSFNTIRGNLNSRKNTNLGWSETFTYDNLDRLTNISGSVSRSQAYDTRGRITSNSEIGSYKYNSSNLYRLQNVDLNTKGDLHYQNQPLQDIKYNAYKKPVSIKVKNKAQVDFEYGILQNRSHAYYGGNEDNKLSRRYQKHYSGITPVEIEVDKQGNTKIITYIGGDAYSAPIVHIKQTKTGETSGFYYLHRDYLSSILAITDSNANVIEQRQFGAWGEVDKFKTGNSEVAFTSNTTLLNRGYTGHEHFISVGLIHMNGRMYDAKLGRFLSPDNYIQEPFSTQSFNRYGYVWNNPLKFTDKSGEFFFTAILVGALIGATAGAVGYIVNAAITGNWNWASFGQAILGGAISGAIGGAILGNAGMLKSLINGGGFWGNVALSAASSFLPSVDVKIGDWSFGLSPALAFGRATGFGANISVSYQDGDFTFSAGYGVTFYGSAHGTGHKGWEYRKSWGVNWDDGEQGFGLYSTTFKSGETSQKVGGLNYRNGEFGFRYENDGTPFSGTLGDGGDSHRSAAVQFRYKNFTAGFNLFTGKREYVEGEDSPPQVGSNQVGKYGRRYPNGFVKEVGNPYRLGALYVGYKGYRLGTNSEHVRHAIQDQAIHNLRIPGVIDKRQPGFMNQSWNWGGYFQYQSHNPYTLW; this is encoded by the coding sequence ATGGGAAACAAGATATTTATCATTTTAAAGAAGGGAAGTTATATATATACATTAAATGTTGATAATAATTTGGTGTTACTTCATGAAGAAAGTGATTCAGGAATAAAATTAGACAACCCAATTTTATTGGGAGATTATAATGGAGATGGAAAGACTGATTTTCTAGTGGCAACAGTTAATAAATCTAAAAACTGGAGGTACTTTATCTCTAAAGGGAAAGGCTTTTATAAACAAACAAAAACACTTCCTTTTGCATATTATAAAGATGAATTAATAAGAGGATCTGTTGTTAAAAGTGGAATTTATATATACAACCCTTATTATGAATATCGTTATACAGCGCAAGATGTAAATGGAGATGGTAAAACAGATTTGGTTATGCACAATACAATAGCCCCGTATTCTGCTTATGATAGATCTGTTGAATATATTAGTATTTATAAAAATAATCAAAGTAGTTCAAGTACTACTCCTACATTTTCTTATGAAACTGGGTATACAGATACCAGTGGTCAAGTTGGTAAATTTGGATATCCAATTTTTTTAGAATCTAATCGTACTAACGGTAATTTAGAATATGGCTATATTAGTGTAAACAATATCTATATGTATGAGTTTGCGAAAGACCATAGGAAAGATGCTACTCTTAAGAGCATTACTAATAATGGTATAAAAACAACTATTAATTATGAACGTTTAGGAATACCAGAAAACCAATTAGGAAATCAAGCCTATACATCTGATAATAGCCAAAATTACCCTTATGTTAATATTAATAGGGCTAATTCGTTTCAACTCGTTAAGAAATTAACAGAAGAAGGCGCAGGAATAAAACGTTACCAAGATTTTATGTATCATGGAGCGGTTTCTAATATTAATATTGGTTTCCAAGGGTTTTTAAAAACAAAAAGAAGTAATTGGTATGGTAATGGTGTAGGTACTCTATGGACAATATCGAAACACGATGTTACTAAAAAAGGAGCAGTTACCGAACAATGGGTTTCTACTTCGCAGTATGAAGGTAGTAGTTACATCTCTAAGAATACCAATACGTTTGGTACAAATTTAGCGAGTAATAAGGTGTTTACAAACATTCCTACAAAAGTGGTACAACACAATGCTTTAAATGATGTTACCACGACAAAAACCTTTACCTACGATGCTTATAAAAATTTACTAACCGAAAACACGGTTTATAGTGGAGGTAGCAAAAAAGTTACATATACTTATATTAACAACCCGAATTCTAACAACCAATATTATCATATAGGACGAATTACCAAAAAAGTGGAAACCAATACCATTGGAGGGAATGCTTTTACCACAGAAGAACAATATAGTTACAGTAATAATTTACTCACACAGCAAAAAGTAAAAGGAAATAGAACGGCTTGGAATACGGAGAATTTTACCTATGATACTTTTGGTAATGTTGCTAGAAAAACACTAACTCCGAGTGGTGTAGCTACAAGAACAGAAAATTTTAAATATGACACCAGTGGTCGCTTTTTAATAGAATCTACAGATATCGAAGGCTTAAAAACAACGTTTACATACGATACTTTTGGAAACCCTTTAACAAGTACAAACCCTTTTAACCAAGTTACTACTTTCTCTTATGATGGTTGGAATCGTTTGATTTCTGAAAAAAACTACCTAAATAAAACGACTACCTTTTCTTATACCTATTTAAATGGAGGTGGATTGAGAAAAACTACAAATTATGACCAAGGAACTGACGAAACCGTAGAATATAATGCTTTAGGTTGGGTATTAAAAAGTGGTGCTTTAGGCATTAATAATAAATGGACGTATAAAAGTTTTCAATATGATGTAGCTGGTAGAAAAACGAAAGAGAGTGAGCCTTATTTTACCTCTGCAAGCCAATGGAATACCGTTATTTATGATGCTTATGGTAGGGAGATTACGAAAACTAGTTTTAATGGTTTAGTGGCAAATATAACTTATAACGGTTTGGTTACCACCGTATCTGATGGTACTAAAACCGTAAAAACAACCAAAGATGGTGGAGGCAATATCCTAAAAATGGAAGATCCAGGAGGGGTTATTAATTATACGTATTTTGGTAATGGGGTAATGAAAACAGCGAATTACGGAAGCCATGTAGTAAGTACAGAAATAGATGGTTGGGGGCGAAAAACAAAGTTAACAGACCCTTCTGCAGGCGTTTATACCTATAAATACAATAACTTAGGGGAAATTTTAAAAGAAACCACCCCCAAAGGCACTACAACTTATACTTACGATGCTTTTGGTAAAATAACCACGAAAAAAATAAATGGAGAGGAAACGAATATAAATTTGAATTATACGTATAATTCTTCCACAAAATTGTTAACTTCTATTCAAGGAAATAATGCTCGTACCAATGAAAATTATTCGTATACTTATGTATATGATAGCTATAAAAGGCCTTCTATTACAAAAGAGCAAAATGGCAAAGCTTATTTTGAACATCAAGTAACTAGAGATTCTTATGGGAGGGTAAATGCAGAAACTTATATTGGTAAAAACTTAGGAAATAATGCAAGTAGTACTGTAAAAGTTAGAAATGTATTCGATACAAATTCTGGAATTTTAACTGAGGTACAAGACTATAATGCAGGAACTTCTTTGTGGAAACTAAAAGACGCAAACGAAAGAGGGCAGGCAAAAGAAGTTCTTTTAGGTAATGGAATGGTTAAAAAAAGAACCTATGACCAATTTGGTTTTTTAACCGAGATATTGGACCAAACTTCTGGAAACTCCCCAAAAACAGCCTTGAATTTAGCATATAGTTTTAACACTATTAGAGGAAACCTAAACAGTAGAAAAAACACTAATTTAGGTTGGAGTGAAACTTTTACCTACGATAATTTAGACCGCTTAACAAACATATCTGGTTCCGTAAGTCGCTCGCAAGCTTATGATACCAGAGGGCGTATTACCTCTAACTCCGAGATAGGTAGTTATAAGTACAATTCCAGTAATTTGTATCGTTTACAAAATGTAGATTTAAATACAAAAGGAGATTTACATTACCAAAACCAACCATTACAAGATATAAAATACAATGCCTATAAAAAACCTGTTTCTATTAAGGTTAAAAATAAGGCACAGGTAGATTTTGAATATGGCATTTTACAAAACAGAAGCCATGCTTATTATGGAGGGAATGAGGATAATAAATTAAGCCGTAGGTACCAAAAACACTATTCGGGTATTACTCCTGTAGAAATTGAGGTAGATAAACAAGGAAACACAAAAATTATTACCTATATAGGTGGTGATGCTTATTCTGCCCCTATAGTACACATTAAACAAACAAAAACAGGCGAAACCAGTGGCTTTTACTACTTGCATAGAGATTATTTAAGTAGTATTTTAGCAATTACAGATAGCAATGCAAATGTAATAGAGCAACGCCAATTTGGTGCTTGGGGCGAGGTAGATAAATTTAAAACCGGCAATAGCGAGGTAGCTTTTACAAGCAATACTACCTTATTAAACAGAGGCTATACAGGGCACGAACATTTTATAAGCGTTGGTTTAATACATATGAATGGTCGTATGTACGATGCCAAACTAGGGCGTTTTTTATCGCCAGATAATTATATACAAGAACCGTTTAGTACACAAAGTTTTAATCGATATGGGTATGTTTGGAATAATCCGTTAAAATTTACTGATAAAAGTGGGGAGTTCTTTTTTACAGCTATTTTGGTAGGAGCTTTAATTGGAGCAACAGCAGGAGCAGTTGGTTATATTGTAAATGCAGCCATTACTGGAAATTGGAATTGGGCTAGTTTTGGGCAAGCTATTTTGGGAGGAGCTATTTCTGGAGCAATTGGAGGAGCCATACTTGGGAATGCAGGAATGCTTAAGTCGTTGATAAATGGAGGTGGTTTTTGGGGTAATGTAGCTCTTTCTGCAGCAAGTAGTTTTTTACCTTCCGTAGATGTAAAAATTGGAGATTGGAGTTTTGGATTAAGCCCAGCTTTAGCTTTTGGAAGAGCTACAGGTTTTGGGGCAAATATAAGTGTGAGCTATCAAGATGGAGATTTTACTTTTTCCGCTGGGTATGGAGTAACCTTCTATGGTTCAGCGCACGGTACTGGTCATAAAGGATGGGAATATAGAAAATCTTGGGGAGTAAATTGGGATGATGGTGAACAAGGATTTGGATTGTATAGTACGACCTTTAAAAGCGGAGAAACAAGTCAAAAAGTTGGTGGTTTAAACTATAGAAATGGAGAGTTTGGGTTTAGATATGAAAATGACGGAACTCCTTTCAGCGGTACATTAGGAGATGGTGGTGACAGTCATAGAAGTGCTGCTGTTCAGTTTAGATATAAAAATTTTACAGCAGGATTTAATTTATTTACAGGTAAAAGAGAATATGTTGAGGGAGAAGATTCTCCTCCACAAGTAGGTTCTAATCAAGTTGGTAAATACGGTAGGAGATATCCTAATGGCTTTGTTAAGGAGGTTGGTAATCCATATAGACTTGGAGCTTTATATGTAGGCTATAAAGGATATAGACTTGGCACAAACTCTGAACATGTAAGGCATGCAATACAAGATCAAGCAATACATAATCTTAGAATTCCAGGGGTTATCGATAAGAGACAGCCTGGATTTATGAATCAAAGTTGGAATTGGGGAGGTTATTTTCAATATCAATCACATAATCCTTACACTTTATGGTAA
- a CDS encoding SpvB/TcaC N-terminal domain-containing protein, translating to MKRRLHIFIVLLFLGFQFSNAQDPNVVGGKSTVKIDFKKTNIKTKITFNEAKNLSNFSKKNKLNNRKVQPIDPDDPIGPDDPIDPNCLTDPKTGKCVDFDIPGDPITNTKEAGSTAGSLSVSLTGAASYSIPIMVPPGIKDVAPNIGISYTSQGANGLAGWGWNVSGLSTISRIPATKYYDNKHDGIDFKEDRFSLDGQRLIIKSGTYGASGSVYQTENYSNVKVVAYGASPYGSTYGPSYFIVYYPDGTRAWYGNSGNSRGRLEWAIFRWQDPQGNYVDYNYQSDNGLLSIKTIKYGGRIGGPSPMNQINFTYATRVRPENVYVGEYSFKRTNLLRSIQVTASGSQYRKYELTHNTTSLGYQRLASVKEYNAQNKALRPITFGYENTSSWIKKRVKSGDLYPGFNYKTSSLIAGDYDGDGRTDVIFYNKNTRDKIYLHINLYDKISLGYKINTEQFSDVFSSTILSWNNKILRQQAVTTVRETSTSSTSSTSAVRFRTFAQAAYGPVHQYDKVWNASKYRTDNYCSSSSYYAIPKKYISGDFNGDGLTDVIAIEKSYTSRNCIQGIGGGDLIEALPESANKINTEEKSISKIKPIDDCDCSSYTTNQYNAKVHFIDLKRTVTSNFAKVSGYLRKGIGSKDRILTADHNGDGKQDIYHFKEGKLYIYIKC from the coding sequence ATGAAAAGAAGACTACACATATTTATCGTATTATTATTTTTAGGATTTCAATTTTCTAACGCACAAGACCCAAACGTTGTTGGAGGAAAAAGTACGGTTAAAATAGATTTTAAAAAAACCAATATTAAAACTAAAATAACATTTAACGAAGCTAAGAATTTAAGTAATTTTTCTAAAAAAAATAAATTAAACAATAGAAAAGTACAGCCAATTGATCCAGACGATCCCATTGGACCAGATGACCCAATAGACCCTAACTGTTTAACAGACCCCAAAACAGGAAAGTGTGTTGATTTTGATATACCAGGTGACCCTATTACAAACACAAAAGAAGCTGGTAGTACAGCTGGTAGCTTATCCGTTTCTTTAACAGGTGCTGCAAGTTATTCCATTCCTATAATGGTGCCTCCAGGTATAAAAGATGTAGCGCCTAATATTGGGATAAGTTACACGAGCCAAGGTGCAAATGGTTTGGCTGGTTGGGGGTGGAATGTTTCTGGCTTATCTACTATTAGTAGAATACCTGCCACTAAATATTATGATAACAAACACGATGGTATCGATTTTAAAGAGGATCGTTTTTCTCTTGACGGGCAACGTTTAATTATAAAATCGGGCACTTATGGAGCAAGTGGATCTGTGTATCAAACAGAAAATTATTCCAATGTTAAAGTAGTTGCTTATGGAGCTTCTCCTTATGGAAGTACATATGGACCTTCTTACTTTATTGTGTATTATCCTGATGGTACTAGAGCTTGGTATGGAAATTCAGGAAACTCTAGAGGCAGGTTAGAGTGGGCTATTTTTAGGTGGCAAGACCCACAAGGAAATTATGTAGATTATAATTATCAGTCAGATAATGGATTGTTGAGCATTAAAACGATTAAATATGGTGGAAGAATTGGTGGACCTTCGCCCATGAACCAAATTAACTTTACCTATGCCACAAGAGTTAGACCTGAAAATGTATATGTAGGAGAATATAGCTTTAAAAGAACTAATTTATTAAGAAGTATTCAAGTAACAGCAAGTGGTTCTCAATATAGAAAATATGAATTAACCCATAATACCACTTCTTTAGGATACCAACGTTTGGCATCTGTTAAAGAATACAATGCTCAAAACAAAGCTTTAAGACCCATTACTTTTGGTTACGAGAATACATCTTCTTGGATTAAAAAAAGAGTAAAATCTGGAGATTTATACCCAGGTTTTAATTATAAGACAAGTAGTTTAATCGCAGGAGATTATGATGGAGATGGTAGAACAGATGTTATTTTTTATAATAAAAATACAAGAGATAAAATATACTTACATATAAATTTGTATGATAAAATTAGTTTAGGCTACAAAATAAATACAGAACAATTTAGTGATGTTTTTTCAAGTACTATTTTATCTTGGAATAATAAAATCTTAAGACAACAAGCTGTAACCACAGTGAGAGAAACATCTACCTCATCTACATCTTCGACTTCTGCTGTTCGATTTAGAACGTTTGCGCAAGCAGCTTATGGACCTGTTCATCAATATGATAAGGTATGGAATGCTTCAAAATACAGAACCGATAATTATTGTAGTAGTTCTAGTTATTATGCCATTCCTAAAAAATACATTTCAGGAGATTTTAATGGAGATGGTTTAACGGATGTTATTGCCATAGAAAAATCATATACTTCAAGAAACTGTATACAAGGTATTGGTGGAGGAGATTTAATAGAAGCTTTACCAGAATCGGCTAACAAAATCAACACAGAAGAAAAATCAATATCTAAAATAAAACCTATTGATGATTGCGATTGTAGTTCTTATACAACAAATCAATACAATGCAAAGGTTCATTTTATTGACTTAAAAAGAACAGTAACTTCAAATTTCGCTAAAGTTTCTGGTTATTTAAGAAAAGGAATTGGTTCTAAAGATAGAATACTGACTGCTGATCATAATGGAGATGGGAAACAAGATATTTATCATTTTAAAGAAGGGAAGTTATATATATACATTAAATGTTGA
- a CDS encoding T9SS type A sorting domain-containing protein, whose protein sequence is MKTKLLYLTIIYSITFSIHSQNLLNNSSWTVGSGSVTGFIQNGATIENSRELGKNHIGKDVVLWKATPDAANNADGGWNTSWINASSTNSYRFSVWIKKTNSNNGSTYFGFYANNSGSLRLNGTYYHNLYFWYGDLPKLNRWYLLVGYVHKSSYTGTTNTGGIYDGTTGEKVKTITDYKVSNKVTALRHRSYLYYDTNTLDKQYFYEPRIDVINGNEPTIKKLLKINENSKLILSYDVAGNQTQNFYCGDPSYCSPPAARKQQKTKELITHEEEIVEETDDTEPDYNNELTVYPNPTENRVSIQVEQELLTQIHTIRIYNTNSTLLQDLSFNKANKIEVDLTNTPSGVYFLHLHLKGGKSMTKKIIKK, encoded by the coding sequence ATGAAAACAAAATTACTTTATTTAACTATTATTTATTCAATTACATTTTCAATTCATTCTCAAAATTTACTAAACAATAGTTCTTGGACTGTGGGTTCTGGTTCTGTAACTGGTTTTATACAAAATGGAGCTACTATAGAAAATAGTAGAGAGTTAGGTAAAAACCACATAGGTAAAGATGTTGTTTTGTGGAAAGCCACACCAGATGCCGCTAACAATGCAGATGGAGGTTGGAACACGTCTTGGATAAATGCTTCAAGTACCAATTCATATCGTTTTAGTGTTTGGATAAAAAAAACAAATTCTAATAATGGAAGTACTTATTTTGGTTTTTATGCTAATAATTCTGGTTCTTTAAGACTTAATGGTACTTATTACCATAACTTATATTTTTGGTATGGAGATTTACCAAAACTAAATAGGTGGTATTTGTTGGTAGGTTATGTGCATAAAAGTAGTTATACAGGAACTACCAATACAGGAGGTATTTATGATGGTACCACTGGAGAAAAAGTAAAAACAATTACAGATTACAAAGTTTCAAATAAAGTTACTGCTTTAAGACATCGTTCATATTTGTATTACGACACTAATACATTAGATAAACAATATTTTTATGAACCAAGAATAGATGTTATAAATGGTAATGAACCAACAATTAAGAAGTTGTTAAAAATTAATGAAAATTCTAAATTAATACTGTCTTATGATGTTGCTGGCAATCAAACTCAAAATTTTTATTGTGGAGATCCTTCTTACTGCTCCCCTCCTGCTGCTCGAAAACAACAAAAAACAAAAGAGTTAATAACACATGAAGAAGAAATTGTTGAAGAAACAGACGATACCGAACCTGATTATAACAATGAACTAACTGTGTACCCAAACCCAACAGAGAATAGGGTATCTATTCAAGTGGAACAAGAATTATTAACACAGATTCATACAATTCGCATTTACAATACAAACTCTACGCTGTTACAGGATTTATCTTTTAATAAAGCGAATAAAATTGAAGTTGATTTAACGAATACACCTTCTGGAGTTTATTTTCTTCATTTACATTTAAAAGGAGGAAAAAGTATGACCAAAAAAATTATAAAAAAATAA
- a CDS encoding RHS repeat domain-containing protein → MYDAKLGRFLSPDNYIQEPFSTQSFNRYGYVWNNPLKFTDKSGELSLKGFLDFVYKAFKIIVSAAAVALITIAAIETGGFITTLFGTDSILGTFVGFISSLTTFSTLLYVGIKVEEFIDNNVHDFMNSLPDPNSNNQNTNLNKSFNGYNYFMNNKKPNIKKSTKQNYIKNLSLIVNNFKNKKNE, encoded by the coding sequence ATGTACGATGCCAAACTAGGGCGTTTTTTATCGCCTGATAATTATATACAAGAACCATTTAGTACGCAAAGTTTTAATAGATATGGGTATGTTTGGAATAATCCGTTGAAATTTACTGATAAAAGTGGAGAATTAAGTCTTAAAGGATTTTTAGATTTTGTTTATAAGGCTTTTAAAATTATTGTTTCTGCTGCAGCTGTAGCATTAATTACGATAGCAGCTATTGAAACAGGTGGATTTATTACAACTCTATTTGGTACAGATAGTATTTTAGGAACTTTTGTAGGCTTTATTTCAAGTTTAACAACTTTTTCGACTCTGCTTTATGTTGGTATAAAAGTTGAAGAATTTATTGATAATAACGTTCATGATTTTATGAATTCTTTACCAGATCCAAATTCAAATAATCAAAACACTAATTTAAATAAAAGTTTTAATGGCTATAATTACTTTATGAACAATAAAAAACCGAATATTAAAAAATCAACAAAGCAAAATTATATTAAAAACCTTTCTTTAATAGTTAATAATTTTAAAAATAAAAAAAATGAATAG
- a CDS encoding RHS repeat-associated core domain-containing protein, with the protein MNGRMYDAKLGRFLSPDNYIQEPFSTQSFNRYGYVWNNPLKFTDITGEWFGIDDLVAGIIGGVINLVSNAIQGNIHSWGDGLAAFGAGAAAGTLSLYGPAGWAAGGAIVGGTNAWLGGAKGWDILKSAGVGAISGLAGGVAGQWAAEGLGNVVINGLNIASPVVKGIVGGAIGGAAGGYVGGFAGGYLMTGNLSLANKAGLSGLAMGASIGGVAGGVGAYKWAIDNKIDPWSGQKINGHHSFPKFMGGDSNQKLTNIGEESHKQLHRDMNNFLKNQTDGFGNHMRPQRGNSGKIIQRNFDTQIRVNKLKTFYNQNWYKYPRSTFDFYKNTNQFNLQWKIFRK; encoded by the coding sequence ATGAATGGTCGTATGTACGATGCCAAACTAGGGCGTTTTTTATCGCCAGATAATTATATACAAGAACCGTTTAGTACACAAAGTTTTAATCGATATGGGTATGTTTGGAATAATCCGTTAAAATTTACAGATATTACTGGAGAATGGTTTGGAATAGATGATTTAGTTGCAGGAATAATTGGAGGAGTCATAAATTTGGTTTCAAATGCTATTCAAGGCAATATTCATAGTTGGGGAGATGGATTAGCGGCTTTTGGGGCGGGAGCAGCAGCAGGTACTTTGTCGCTATATGGACCAGCTGGTTGGGCCGCTGGAGGAGCGATAGTTGGAGGTACAAATGCATGGTTAGGTGGAGCAAAAGGTTGGGATATACTCAAAAGTGCAGGTGTGGGTGCGATATCTGGTTTAGCTGGAGGAGTTGCAGGACAATGGGCGGCAGAAGGATTAGGAAATGTTGTTATTAATGGTTTAAATATTGCAAGCCCAGTAGTTAAAGGTATTGTTGGAGGAGCAATTGGGGGAGCCGCTGGTGGATATGTTGGCGGATTTGCTGGTGGATATTTAATGACAGGTAATTTAAGTTTGGCAAACAAAGCAGGATTAAGTGGATTGGCAATGGGAGCTTCTATTGGAGGTGTTGCTGGAGGTGTAGGTGCTTATAAATGGGCTATCGACAATAAAATTGATCCTTGGAGTGGTCAAAAAATTAATGGCCACCACTCTTTTCCTAAATTTATGGGAGGAGACTCGAATCAGAAGTTGACAAACATAGGAGAAGAATCACACAAACAATTACATAGGGATATGAATAACTTTCTAAAAAACCAAACCGATGGTTTTGGAAATCATATGAGACCTCAAAGAGGTAATTCAGGAAAAATAATTCAGCGAAACTTTGATACACAAATAAGAGTAAATAAACTTAAAACATTTTATAATCAGAATTGGTATAAATACCCACGATCAACATTCGACTTTTATAAAAATACGAACCAATTTAACTTACAATGGAAAATTTTCAGGAAATAA